Below is a window of Bos indicus isolate NIAB-ARS_2022 breed Sahiwal x Tharparkar chromosome 19, NIAB-ARS_B.indTharparkar_mat_pri_1.0, whole genome shotgun sequence DNA.
ggccaCCACTGGGCCTGGTCTCCTCTGAATGGGGTCAGCCTCCATGCCCTACCTTGGCCAGGTGCTTGGCGATGCCGCGCCCGCGGTAGGCGTCAGGGACCTCTGTGTGCTGTAGGTCCACGATCCGCTTGCCCACATACTCATAGAGCAGGACTGCCCGGTCGTGACATCCTGTGGGGAGGCGGTGGGCAGGTGAGGCCCTGAaccagcagggaggcctgggggaAGGGTCAGGGGTTCGGTGCTGGGCTGCAGTGCTGGGTCTGGAATCACCTCTCCGTGCCTCAGTTCCTCACCCACAAAGCATGGATATAACAGAGCACTCCTCAGGACAGTGTCTGGAGGGTTAGCGTGCTTAGAACAGCGTCCAGAACACACCGAGCCCCATGTGGGCCTTTTCTGCTACCATCAAGCTTAGCATCCCAGGGCTCCCACTGCTCCCCAAGGCCCAGCTCTCTGCACCCCCACTGGAGCACCTGCCCAGTGCTATGGGAGCCCAAGGCCCAATATTGGATGTAGAACAGGACTCAGCAAGTTGCCAACTAGACCAGAGCCTGAACAGACCAGAGAGCTGGACCACCCGCTAGACCCTGGGGAAGGTCAGAAGCAGCAGAACCAGCGTCCGCAGGAAAGTGACCAGGCCCAGGAGGCACAGGCAACTGACCTTCACACCCTCTCAGGCCTGGTGCACCAGTCTGCCCCAGTCCCCTGCTGGAGAAACACTTAGCTGGAGTTCCAGCCTCTCAGCCAGCGTGTCTGTCCATCCAACCACATGCTCACCCACCCTTCTGCCCCCTTGACAAAAGTTCACTGAGCCCATCCGTGGCACTTCTCAGGAGCTGGGGACATGGCCACGAACAAGCCAGGCCAAggtgcttggggtccttctcgcACGTGTCTCAGACGCCAGTCTGAGCCTTTGGCAGGCCCGTGGGCAGAACTTTCAATATCTTCCTGGAATCTGACCACTGTTCACACATCCACCAGCCCCTGCACCCGCTGTGGAAGCAGAGTCAGACCCCGCCCATCCCCAGCTCAGCAGCCTCCCTGCGGCCCCTCAGGTCCACCTGCCTCAGCCAGCTGCTCCCTCTTCCTGGCACCTCCCCCAGAGTCCCCAGGGCTGGGTCCTCACTATTTGAGGTTAGCCCACATGTCACCCCAGCATTTCAGGCCCTGGATCTGGGGGTCAGGCAAAAGCCTGAGCACCCATGTCCTCTCATACCCCATGTCAGCAAGACCCGTCCACGCTTCCTTCAGCAAGCACCGAGGAACTGGGCTTTCACCCCATCTGCTCATGCTGCCTGCCCCCAGACAGCCTGAGGGAGCCCATGACATCTGATCCACCCTCTGCTCAGGACCCTCCCAGGCACCCACCTCACCCAGTCAAGACCAAGTTCTCATAATGCCTTCCACAGCCCCGCATCACCTGCCTCCATGCCTCTTGATGTCCCCTGTCCTGTGGCCTGGCTCCGTTTCTCCCCTCTCTGCTGCTCCCGGTACACACCAggcaccccagggcctttgcacttgccgcCACTTCCACAAGGAGCACTCATGCCACCGTAGCTCCCTTCTTGGCCTCCTTCTTGGGTAGCCCTCCTGGACACCTGACTCTAAACAACagcccttgggacttccctggtggtccagtggttaagactctatgcttccactgcagggggcagggttggatccctggttggggaactgagatcccacatgccatgcagtgtggccaaaaaaacaaaaacaaaaagcaccgGCATTTTCCCAACACCCCAACCTTACTTCTCACAGGTCTTGTTCTTCAGGACAGTCTGTGCTTTATTGTCCACTGACCCTCAGATGGTTGAGCCCCCAGCACTTACAACAATgtgtggcacatagtaagcactcgaGAAGCACTTGTGGCATGAATGCTAGTTCTTCTACCTCCAAGGTGCAAGACTGCAGGCATGTTGGTAACTCTCCTTgcctcagcctcctcctctgtaaaatgggcagagCAGCCCCTCCACCAACACTGCCAGCAGATAAAATAACTGACTCCAGTGCGAGGGGCATGCCGGGAACCCAAGGACTGAATGCACACAGCTGCTCTTTTCTCCCCAGACCTGGAATGTGCTGGGGACTCACCAGCCTAGCTCTGCCAGGGGATGGGTGGCACACACCTGCGCTAGGAGCCACAGGGCTGCTCCACCTTTCAGCCTCAGTGTCCACCTCTCTCAATGGGCACAGTGAGCTGGCTTCCAGGGCCTGGCTGCAAGTCACCATGGCAGGCCATTCCCCTCCCCAGCTGAGGCAGGGTGGGGGCCTGGGCACAGAGGAGCCCTCGGCCCACCCCTATACACACCCAGACCATTTTGGGCCTGGATGCACAGTCTGGTCTTGCAGACTGGTGAGAAATTGCCCAGGGATCCTGGTCCACTTTAGAGTCAGCCATCTGAGCAGGAGGCGACAGACGGGGCAAGTTTACAAAGGCAGCTGGGCTCATCCAGTCCTGACCCCAGCCAACTCAAGAGGGTGTCCCTAATGGCTGTACTcattaggaaaagaaagaagggacacCCCCAAGGgtccccttttttttctttctctgagtgtTGAGGGTCTCCTGAGCACCCACAAGGAAATCAGAGGCCTCTCAGGAGCCTTGAAAGGCCAGGGGGTCTCTTGGAATGCGAGTAGCGGGGGAGCCCTGAGAGTCAAGGCCAGGTGCGCCAGGGTGGGCACCACAacggagaagaggaaggaaaaggtgTTTGAGTTCTGGCCTGCGGGGGCCTCAGCTTACTCTTCTGAACACAGGGTGGTGATGGCCACGTCATGAGAGTGTTGTAACAGACGTGTGTTGGGGCCGGGTTCAAAGACGAACACAGCCAAATGGGGTCTGAGAAGGTCCCAGCCAGACCCTCCAAGCGCAGGTGGGAGGGGTCAGCCCAGACAAGACCCTATTCGAgttctgcccctccccccactgccTGACCTCAGGAAGCCTCGCCCTTCCCTCCTCAGACAAGGGCACAGTGGCCCATACGGGCCCATCCAGCTTGGGCACTACCACAGAAGGCCCAGCTGGGAGGGAGGAAAAAGTTATTAACAGAGAGGTGTGGGATGCAAGGAATTCAACCCTCCATTTCACAATCAGGCGGAGGGGGCGTGGACTAGTAAGCGGTGGAGCTTGACTTCGCTTTGGTTTAAAAAGTAATGCCCAATgatttccctggtgttccagtgcgATCCCAATGCAAGGCTCCCggttggtcaaggaactagatcccacaggccacaactaaaaaatCAAAAATGCCGcgactaagagttcgcatgctgcaactaagatcctgccagcaaaaaaaaaaagaaaaaatcagtaaTGCCCAGTCCGTGTCCTCCAGCACTGACTACCCGCCGCAGGCGCTGTTCTGAACCTCACTCTTACTGGGGCATCCAGTTCTTCCCACCAGCCAGGAGTTAATCCAACTGTAGAGGCGAGAAACGGGCGCACAGAGATGAGGCAAGTTGGCCAAGCCCCGAAGCCGCCGGGGTCTGAAGGAGACACCGTCCCTCCccgtccccgccccgccccgcccctgacGGGCCGAAGCCCCTCAGTCCGTCAGCCCCCGGTCGGTCTAGCAGGGTCTTCCAGCCCCCTCTGCGCAAAAAAGCGAAGGTTCGCAGGGGCAGCCAAAAGCCACTCAACACCGGGAATGGGGAAATGGCGGGACACCCGCTCCCCAGGACCTCGGCAGGATCCCGGAAAACAGCCGGGCCAAGCAGGTGCGGGTTCCCCCGGGCCGAGGCGGGACCGGAGCCGCCCGGTGCCTGCCTCCGCCGCCCCCGGGCTCGCGCCGCCCCGGGCGCCCGCCCCCACCTGGCCCGCGAGTGCGCCCCCGGCCCCGCGGCGCGCAGACAAAAGGCGGGGGCGGGCGGGCCCGGCGTTACCGTTGAGCCGGACGGTGAACTGGCGGCGCCGACGGTCGTGCTCCACGCGGATGGGGCAGCCCTGCTCCGGCGCGCCCGGCGACGCTGCTGCCGGCGACTGCGCCATGGGCGCTCGGACCCGGGCCAGGGGCGCGCGGCGGGCTCGGTGGGCGGCGCGCGGAGCCGCACTGGGGTCGACCGCAGGCGGCGGCGCGGAAATTGACACTCGGCGGCGGCCGCAGCAACAAAAAGGGGGGAGCAGGAAATCAGCTGTGCGGTCACGTGCGGCGCGCGACCAGTGGGCGCGCAGCCGCTCTGTTTTGATACATTCCGTTCGCCTCTTAAAGGCGCAGCGTCGCGCACAGCTCCGTGCCAGGGCCCTTGGGCTTCTGGCCCCGACCCGCAGGAGACTCTGGGGCACCCCCACGGACCCTGTCTCAAACACACGTTTCGACCTGTAGGGCAGTTCTAACCGTCCCCTCGCAGCCACCACTTACTCAGCGCTTGCTGTGTGCCTGCGCGCAGCAAAGCCCCGGAAGCTGCAGGAAGCGCTCATGAAGCCGGGAAATAGGTGCGCTTGACCCAGGCGCCTGGGGGCGACTTGCGAGGGTCACACACCGCTGGAACGATTGTCccgagaagcctggcttgggatcTGGTGCAATGCCACCTCTAACTCCAGAAACAAATGCGGGAAGCGCCTTGGAGATTCCTGGACCCACTCACTGGGAGGGGGGAAATTGAGTCCCAAGAGGGCCAGGGACTTGAGGACACACAGGACTCTGGGTGGGTGAGTGGGGAACAGACTACATTTTTGAAACGGGACGGGACaacacctcccccccacccccgcaccaaCTGCTCGGACCCACCGAGTCACGTGACTACAGGTTTTATTAGTTTGCTGGTGAAGGCGTGAGTATGACGTAATTCCCACGTGACCACCGCCCAATGTAAGATGCCCATCATTTGTGTTTCCCCCTCCAGCCATTGCCCCACCCCGTGACTAATTTCCTTTTCCTAAAACttcatataaacaatatcatatagTATGCCCTTTCAGAattcagtgttgttttttttttataaaacattttgtgtGAGATTAATCCACGTTGTTGAGTGTATCTTTTTCATGACCGAGTAGTAGTCCACCGGATGCATATTCCACAATGTATTTATCTGCCTACTGTTGATGGGCGTTTGGGTTGATTTTGGATTTTGACTGTTATGATTACACATGCGGTGACCATTCTTGAACATGGCACTTTTCAAAGGTGGCTGAGTCTTAGGACCATGAGTTTTATGAGGACTAGCCAGACCTTTTCCAAAGTGGCAACCTCATTTTACACTCCTGCCAACAATTCTGAGTATTCCTTTGGTGTCACCAGTCTCTAGTTCTAGCCGTTCTGGTGCACATGATGTGGTGGCTCACAGGCATCAGTATACCTTTCCCTGATGACCCGTGATGCTGAACCTTCTTCATCTACTTCTTGGCCCTTTTTGGTATCTATTTttgtgggtatttttttttaaattggagttcTTTTTGTCTAGTTATGAGTCTTTTGTCAGATATATTTATTGAGAATATCCTATCCTAGcagacatttttttgttttaaagaaaaacatgtgtATTATATCACAGAGTTTGGAAACAAAACAGGGTTGAAGAATGAGTCATCATTTACAAGGAAATAGAAAAGGATCCTGAGATCAGAGAGGGCTTTGACTTGAGCTGAATCAGGGCTGACTGCAATCCTGAAGGAGATGTAACCTTGTGTATATCTCAGGAGACTTCTTTGTCTCCAAAGAACTTGAGTGGTGTGTGGAAGCCATACAGGCTTCTGGAAATCCCATCACCCGGCTGTGCCATTTTCCATTCTGGGCCTTTGCATGTGCACTTCCCTCGGAAAGTCCTCGGCGAAGCTCCCCTGCCAGCCCGGGGCCAGGGGAGATTCCAGGCAGGGCCAAGTGCACACCAGGTCCACCGTGAGAGCCCAAGATCCTCCCTGTTtttgattcctttctttcttctgtgattttaaaTGTCTGTTATCTTGTTGGAGtctttatgctatgctaagtcacttcagtcacgtccaactctgtgggaccccatagacggcagcccaccaggctcccctgtccctgggatcctccaggcaagaacactggagtggcttgccatttccttctccaatgcatgaaagtgaaaagtgaaagtgaagtcactcagtcatgtctgagtcttaacgaccccatggactgcagcccaccaggctcctccatccatgggagtttccaggcaagagtactggagtggggtgccatggccttctcatTGCAGAAATCCTTTGTGGAACAAGGCAGTGGATCAATAAAAGAATGAGGCAAGAAATTGATGTTTACAGAGTTGAAAAGGCTTGTCTATCTTTCGACCCCAAAGCACACTGGTCGTGGAGGAGCATCTGGGACGGGCTACTGAATGAACCTGTGACCCCCACCCCAAAGTTAGAAAGCAGAATTGGGTCCCAGAAATCTTGGGTGGATGGGCTCTGGGTCCGGAAAGCCCTAACGACCAAGGCTGAGCAGGGCCACGCTGAGACTGGGTTCCAAGTATGTGAGCAGCCACTGTGTGTGGGTCACTGTCCTAGGGGTACCTAGTGAACAAACAGACCGAACTCCTTGCTCTTCAGGAGGGACATTCTAGGGGAGGGAGACACCAAGCCAAGAAGGAAACAGAGACTAAGAGTTTGGAGCCTCAGTGTGGAGAGGGGTGAGTAGGTACCTTGGGAAGCTTCAGACCGAATTGAGGACCTCAAGCAATTGTGGCTCATTCAGTGAAAGACTTGAAGGAGGTGAGGCAGCCCAGTCCTGGCAGAGAGAACAGCCAATGCAAAGACCCTGTGATGGGTTTAAACCCCTGAGGCCACATGGGGTCTTCAGCTTTCATTCTGAGTCAGAAGGGGCTActggaggattttaagcagatCAAGGAtcttaggtttttgtttgtttgtttcttaatatttgaaaatttcaaacctgtgtgtaaatagaattatataatGAAGCCCAGCACACCCACCATGGCTGaagtttttgtttctgtgttttttcttttattaaaaaaaaatttaacgtagtgttttgtggtggtggttgttgtttagtcaagctgtgtctaactctttgcgacccccatggactatagccctccaggctcctcttccatgtaCTCCTCTTGCCAgtattcccaggcaagaatactgaagtgggttgccattcccttctccaggagatcttcccttgtttcctgcattggcaggtggattctttaccactgagccaccagggaaagcccaagGTAGTgtttacatacagtaaaaatgATCCCTTTCAGCAtgtagtgttttttgttttaatcatttatttatttttggctgcacttggttttcattgctttgcgcgggctttctcgagttgcagcgagcaggggctactcttcactgaggTACGCAGGCTTCTTAATGCAGTGATTTCCCTTGTTGCTGAGCCCAGGCTGCAGGCACTTGGGCTACAGAAGTTGTAGCacaaacccattccagtgttcttgcctggagaatcccaaggacggcggagcctggtgggctgctgcctatggggtcgcacagagtcggacacgactgaagcgacttagcagcagcagcagcagcagttgccgcacgtgggctccgtagttgtggcttGAGTGCCCTAGAGTGGGCAGTAGttttgtggcgcatgggcttagttgctccaaggtatTAGCATATGGTTTTGACAAAAGCGTACTCCCTGCAGCTGCCATCACAACCCATTTATAAAGCAGTTTTATGACCCCCTcaagcccccagccctccccttccAACTCTCCCCAACTCGACCTGTTTTCTATCCCCAGATAGAACTGCATGGTGATCCTTCCAAAGGGGGCTGCAGGAGGTCTGTTCCACTGTTTCGAGGCTCCTGCCCACCACGTGGGTGTGGACTGTGCAAGGGAAGCAGGAGGCTGAGGACCAGCCTGAGCTGCCAGTTCTCATAGAAACCCAACAAGAACAGTTGCACAGATGAGTTGTAGCAGCTGGCCGTGGGTCCCACCATTGGTTCGTGGCAGAGTCCATTTCAAACCCAACTATTCTCTGCTCCATCCCAAATGTGAGTGGCTCTCCATGGGCCCCCAGTGGGCTCTGTGGACACTGGAAGGTACTCTGACCCCACTAGGGCCAGGGGCCACCAGCACCAGGGAGGCAGCCAAGCTTGACCTCAGAATCCTAGAGGCCAGCCCCAGCAGCTTCAGGTGCCTGGGGGCCCCGCTGCATGCAGTGCAGGTGGCGGGAGGGTTCAGCGCCCACACCACCCTGCATCCTGGGCTCCAGTGACAAGAGGGGACTGAGGCTGCATGGCAAGTCGGAGAAGAAACACATTTAGAATTTGCACTGGTGGATCCAGAGCCTCGCTCTTAAGGGGTCAGAATAATGTCATCAAGTGTCTGATgtcctgtggcagctctgctgtGAACCTCAGgggccctccacccccaccctctggcAGCCCCAGGCCTGTGTGGAAGGTGCGGGTGGTGAAGTTGGATGCCCATGCTGACCTTCAGGCCCACATCCTCCCCAGGGAGTCCCACCGTGCTTGTCTGGCCCCGCACCACCACCCGGGGATGGCTCCTCTCCCATTCTTCCTGCCTGAGTGGACGCACGAGGGGGCTGATTTACAGTCTTCAGAATAAGCAGGGAAACACCCAGGAGACCGAGCCCCTCGCAACCCACCGGGTCCTGCCGGGTGACCCTGATTCTACACCCAGAACTTGGCCAACAAGGCACTGAAGCTGTTGGCATGAGCTCTTTACACACAGGAAGAGTGTTCTCTTTCAACACAGATGGGCTCATGTGTACTCGTTCTACCAATTTAATAAAATACTATGAGCAAGTTCCTTAGGAAACCACAGAATCATTCTTTTTCTAtgctttgagtttttttttttccccgtctttaatttttttaatttatttattttggctgtgcagggtcttcgttgcttcgagggggctactctctagctactgggcgcgggcttctcactgcagtgccttctcttgtggagcacggcgGGCTCTGCAGCGGGGGGCCTTCAGCTCCCGGTCTCCAGAGCAGACTTCACAGTTGTGGCGCCCGTGCTTAGTTGCACAGAGACATGCGGGATCTTCTCAGACGGGATCAGACACGTGTTCCCTGCATtgtggattcccaaccactggaccaccagggaagtcccacagaatCATTCTTTAAGGATATTCCTATGGTTAAGTTTTGATTATGTAATATTTGATGtttccaaaagtaaaataaacccCAGGGCCcactccacctcctcctcccacttTCCCGGTCCTTTCCCATCTCCCAGAGGAAAACATCCTCACTTTGTGGATTTTCCTGGTTTCCCATACATAAACCCACTAAATGCAAAtgtatattctttcttctccttgcCATTTAACCCCAAAGTGAAGCCTGTCACTGAGCCACGGGGACCCAGTGACAGTCAGTGCCCGGTGCACGGTAGGTGGACACCATGACGACATTAGCAGATGACGAGGCCCTGGCAATgcccccgccctccccacccccacaacccTGGGCTCCTGAGTCATTTCTAAATACAGCCTCTGTCGCCGCTGAGACTTCCTTAAGGAGACAATGACCCTCTGACGCCCCACGCTGGGCCGTCGCAGTGGGTGCCAAGGCTCTCACTGCACTGAGTGCCCCTGGGCAGGGTCTCAgttcctctccctcctgcctgaCGAGCCGGGGTCCCTCGGGGGAGGGCACTAGGCTGCCTGAGCTTCTCCTGGGCGggaggtggcagagccaggactcaaacAGGGTGAGGCTGAGACCAAAGCTGAACTTGGAGGTGAAGGAAGAACCGAGACCACTCAAGGCCCTGAGATCCTCTGGGGAAGATGGGGGTGGAGAGTGCAGTGGGCACAGGGAGCTGGGCCAGGTGCCAGGTAGGAGGGGGCAGTGTGGACTGAGGCGGAGTGGGGTGTCCTGTCCTGCCCCCTCCATCTGACGGGTCATGTAGGAAACCCGTCCCAGATCTGATTTTCCAGTAGGagctggaaacaaaaataaagtgaggTCTCCTGTGGCTTAAATGATGGCAAGTGATTAAATACACAGTTACACGTAGCTGTTGCTACTCTTactggggagagagacagaggatcTGGCAGATAAAGTCCATCAGCATGTTCATTGCAGGAttctagacatttttctggagatataaatttttcaaaaataaaaaattgcgggggaacttccctggtggtccagcggttaagactgtGTGCTTCTGAGGCAGGGGTGTGGATTTGACCTTCATCAGGGGGCgcagaccccacatgctgtgtggcaaaaaaaatgcaaaaaaaaaaaaaaaaaaccgtggGGCAGAAGAGATAAAATCAAATAGAATATGGGAATATTGGTCAGATCCTGGTTTGAAAAAAATCAGCTGTAAAAGGCACGTGGGGCTAATGGGGTATTTGAATTTGGCCTGAGTGTCAGCTGCCTGTGGAATGATGGCTTTTGTCCCAGATGGGATAATCGTCTTGTGCTTGCAAAGAGAAGGTTTCTGTTCTCTGGGGACACATGCTGacgggtaggagaagaagggtatGCCAGTGACCCTCAGGAAACAGTGGGATCCTACGGAGTCACCTTTTAGGTCTGGCGCCTTGGACTCAACCGCCTTGGGGTGCATCGTCTTGTTCCTGCTCCTTGGTCTCTGAGCAGCCTCCCATTGACAGATCGACTGCCTTTGTCTGTCCATTTGCAAGTCCACGGGCACTTGGGGCCTTTCCAGGATTTAGTTAAATAAAGCTGCTCTTAGTACTTGCAACAGGTTTCTCACGTGTGTCAATGTAGGTTTTCACATGTCTTGCGAGTAGAACGGCTGGGTCGTAGGCAGGTATAGGTTTGATTTTATAGGAGACTGCCAACCTGTTtgtagcagatgtaagcttttatatacagGATGGGTAAGCAACTAGgctctactgtagagcacagggaactatattcaatattctatgatatgGGACTGCTCTGagggtccattggttaagaatttgcctttctatgcaggggacttgggtttgatccctggtcagagaactaagatcccacatgccacagagcaactaagcccgtgagcggCGACTAGAGAATCCATGTGCCGTAAAGAAAGATCTCACGCAAAGGAAGATCttagctgcaactaagactcaaggcagccaagtaaacaaataaataaatattttaaaaaattattttaaaaatcggTGCTAtaccatagtccatggggtctcacagaattgGATACAACAGAGCATGTATGCACAATATGAgaagaatatgagaaaaataatacatatacatgtacaactgaatcactttgctgtacagcagtaattaacacaacactgtaaatcaactgcacttcaattcttaaaaatctgtgtataagAAAACCCTTAGCCATCCTAACAGGTGCACAGTGGACACTCTGCATGGTCTCAGCTTGCAAGCCCTGGTGACTGGTGATGAGAGCGTCGCTCCATGGGCTTGTTTGCCGTCTGGATAGCTTCCTCGTGAGGTGTCTGCTCAGGTCTTTTGCAcactttttattgggttgtttgttttcttatgattGAGTCgtaagaattctttgtatattctgggtACAAGCCCTGTATCAGAgatgtgttttgaaaatattttctcccagggctgttttgaggattaaatgacattATAAACATTAAGTCAGTgggttgttgtttagctgctggGTTGCATCCCACTCTTTGGCAACtccattgtagcccaccagacttctctgtcagtgggatttcctaggaaagaatactggagtgggttgccatttcctcctccaagggatcttcctgacccaggatcaacctgcatctccttccgGGCAGGGAGATTCGTTACCAcggagctacctgggaagcccaagtcagTGGGTAGTCTTACCATTATGAGTCTTTTTACTACTGCTGCGTATCATTCTGTTTTGTCCCTCAACAGAACAAGACCTCACGTGTCTGCACCCGGAGCTCCCCATGGCACCTGCACGCAGGCTGCCCACACCTACCCCCAGGTCCCCATTGCTGGAACTCCCCTGGGTGGGGGCAGCCTCTGCTGGAGCccaggacatctgggttgtttgttgtttacaTGTTCACTTATCAAAACCACCCAGCTGGCCCTGGCTGCCCGGCTGGGCCCAGAGGAGGCCCCAGAGGTGGCCTCGCCCTCCTGCTTTGCCCGCAG
It encodes the following:
- the NATD1 gene encoding protein NATD1, which translates into the protein MAQSPAAASPGAPEQGCPIRVEHDRRRRQFTVRLNGCHDRAVLLYEYVGKRIVDLQHTEVPDAYRGRGIAKHLAKAALDFVVEEDLRAHVTCWYIQKFVKENPLPQYLERLQP